The window tctcctctctgactCGGGTCAGAACGCGCTCGCCTGCGGCATGTTGTCtcttcgcctctttttcgctcgtTTGAGCAGCCTTCAGTTCCTCTTCCAGTTGGTCCGATGACCCTGTTATGAGACAAGCAGCAGTTTCAACATAGCTGGCGTATCATTTTTTGTTTCTCGATGGAGGAAAATATTACCAGAGGACGCCTTCTTGAACTTTTCCAGTTCGGTGGTAGGAGCAGTTAGCTGTGTCCggcactgctccagctcttggctAGCAAGtcattcttctccgtaagaacctggttatacatcgatccttaaaacatttgtcccaactgcttcaagtctcgggggctactggcacatgGTTATCAAATTCGGACAAggtaaacttacctgcacatctttcaaatGCTGCCCGGTGGCTCtgttaagcccatctcgagcagctcggatgtatgcatcagccgagctgaaggcaccGAATGCCTCCTTTGAGAAGCAGGGATTTCGTAAAACGGCCCTCCGGCACcggtgattcatggcgctctccacttccgaattggtgacggacatattttCCAAACCCTCGGCAGAAGGACAGTCCGGCGCCACTCCCATATCGAGCCCCGTCTCTTTGGCTGGGACCGAATCTTGGTTATTAGGAGTACGACTGGTCGggtccccggacatagtccgtcGAACCTTTTTCCTGATACAAAATGAACATATGAGTCACAGTTGGACGCGATTGCTAAAAAGAGCATAGTTGCGAACCCATACCTCTTCAAGGAAGGCCCGACCGTATCGCtctttgccttcctcttcgaaggcctgcCCGACGTGGGAGCCGCTCTCTTTGGAGATGCCCCTGGGGCAGCACGACGCGTCGAACGCCTCCCCTTCTGAGCATAGGATGGTGCGGTGGGTGAGGAAGAATGAGAAAAACCCTCTCGGACAAagtgtctcctgattacttacctGAGAAGCGGGAAGAAGACCGGGatagtcggcgatgatggccacctCTATGCCGTCATAGCTCGTTTGGTAAAACGTCCCATTCTCaagcaccacaaatatatccaGATCCTCTCCGAATCtggggtcaaggtcccgattgtAGCCCTCGGGCCgcggggcggggctgtgaagcccCTCGGAAATCTTTCGCCAGTGTTGTTATAAATGGACGGGTTAATATTCATTGAACGAAGCTCAGGGAGTGGAATAAGTAGAGCAGAAGAGTTGGGggcttacccagctaggaggactgtatatggaatatccttctctgtgcgtgatgcgcaggaactcctcttcctcacccttgaacagttcggccaatattttggctagggCGGTAGGGGTGTTCGGGCCTTTCCcgccgcagcgggaggcgtcatcttccccattgtagttccacatgggaagtcctctgtattggagtggctggactccccgtactatggaggtcgccatcacTTCGACTATCGTATATCCAGACTGGGCAAGCGTCCTGATCTTGCTCAGGAGTTGgcgaacttccgcactatcttcctcctcggggctccgagggcgccagctgtggcgtttcttaaGGGGAACACTTGTAAACTCGGGGAGACCCCTCTAGACTGGATTTGTAAGTACGACGTCATCGATGTAAAACCATTCAGAGGTCCACTCTTCGGAAGCTTTCTtcggtgtgccggataggtatccggtctcagCAATGCACCATATTTCGGccccgcccacttcaaatattgatccctcgtgGTTGTGCGGGACAAGACAAAACAACCTTCTCCACagatcaaaatgggcctcacaacccaggaatagttCGCGTAAAGCGACATAACCTgcaatgtgcaggatggaggctggggtataattgtgcagctggaggccataatactcgaGAAGCCCTTGGAGGAATGGGTGAATTGGAAATCCCACGCCCCTTAGCAGATAGGGGAcaaagcacactcgttcccccgcaaatggattggggaaatcctcCGCCTGGGTTATGCCGTTGAAGGAAGCCaaccctgctcgaacagggaccagatccgcagggggagaaatccctgcgtttgcaacttcaccaattgactgtgggacacagagcacctctcccactcgcctttctctgggtcggaacgggaggaggagctAGGAGTGCTAGCCATATTGGAATGGTCTTTCCTGGCAATCTCTGATAATTTTCTCCGtgtggtgccgaatggatctgagacccaatctctttaaatagacgctctttcttgcatggccagggtgttatttgcaaaaaataccctgaccgTCCGCATTCGcccgacacgtggaagctgaagtcgTCGATGCACATAAGCCGAGGGGTGCGGCATTGAATTAaaagccgaatacattacttgaaagccgtcggaggaggaacccgccttgcaatgccgaagacaatctgcgcgccgaacacctcatcattgaagcctggttcgggggctactgagggattcctggactaaggggtcctcgggcatccggcctgttagccatgggccggactgatgggctgtgaagatacgaaggccgaagactgcacccgtgtccggatgggactttccttggcgtggaaggcaagcttggcgaccaaatatgtagattcccttctttgtaaccgaccttgtgtaaccctagatcctcccggtgtctatataaaccggaggacttagtccggaggaagagatactcattaccatagtcatacaggctaggcttttagggtttagccatctcgatctcgtggtagatcaactcttgtaatactcatattcatcaagatcaatcaagcaggaagtagggtattacctccatagagagggcctaaacctgggtaaacatcgtgttccccgtctcctgttaccatcgaccttagacgcatagttcgggaccccctacccgagatccgccggttttgacaccgacaaggggCAGCAGGCCGAGACATGGCCCTCCTGGGAGCAGAGGATGCAGAGGGGCGTGAACTTCCAGGTGCTCTGAAAGTGCCCCGCCCGGCCACACTTAAAGCACTCTCTGTCGTCGGCCTCCTCCATCGGGATTGGCTCGGCCGTTGTGCCCTTGGAAGACCCCTCCTGTAGCGCGGACGGCGGCTTGGAACCTGGCTGCCCCGTGGCCTTgtacttcttcttctttttcgcCGCGAAAGGGTCGCCGATCCGGCCGCCTTGGAACTGCGGCATCTCCTCGATGCGCTTGAGCTCGAGCCCCTTCCTCTTGTGCTCTTCTTTCTTCCGCTTCTTGCACTCCTGGTCCTTCAACCACCACGCCGACGGCGGCCCCCAGCCACCCGCCTCCCCATCGCGCGCCGTGCCGTGCACCTTGGCTTGCGCGTGAAGCTCGCGCTCGCGGCCGCGCTCCGCCGCAGGATCGAGAGGGGGAAGGGGGCACTTGCCCACCTGCTGGTCAGCCTTGGAACCCATGGCCAGCACCTCGGCGAAGGAGCGCACGAGGGGCGGCGGAGGGGGAATGGGGAAGAGGGAGCGGGCGGAGTGACCAAAGCGTCTCGCCTCCGATTTGGTGGCTGGAAACCCTAGCGTCGGATCTAGAGTTCCTTTGGGCAGCCACAGCCACTTAAGTACCCGCGCCATTGGGCTTGGGCCGACCGGGCCGTGCGAGCCACCCCTAGCCTAGAAGGATCCTGGCAGTGCTGCCCCAGACAGACCGCAGCCACTTGGGCCAAAGCCAAGCCCGAAGTGGGCCGATCTGCCTAGGTGCCATCCCGGCCCACCTGGCCCTCCTGCTCCATGGCCCCAACCCTAGGGCCAGGCGACCccggcgccgccgctgccgccaggACCGCCGACGCCGGTGCAGCAGCCACCCCTGGGCCCTGCGGCTCAGCCCAGAGCAGGAGACCGTCCTCCGCTTCCGGGGCTGCAAGGTTAGTCCACCGCGCCTGAGATCCACGCCgacaagggccacgacctcctgGCGCGAACGCACGCCGCCGACCAGAGTGGAGCGCACCCCCGAGCACCACCGCCCTGGCTACGAAATCCCCCACCGAGCATTCGGACGGGCCACGAGCCGTCCCCTCACCGTTGACGACAGCCTCCGCCTCATCCTCCGATTCCTCCCTGCCAGAGCCCAAAAGCAACTGCCGGACTAGCCGCCAGCGCCTGCCGGAGCGTCCCGCCGCCCCTCCCTGAGTGCAGGACCCGCCAGCGCCACGCCCGATTGGACCAGCGTCCACTCCGCCGCACCTTGCCGGCCTACCTCCGTCGCGCCCGCGTCGCCCTCACCATCGCCTTCTGGATTGCCGCTCCGTACAGGAGCCGTTGGAGAACTCCGCATAGCTCTTTTCGGTGAAACATTGTTTATAGTGAGGAGTCTATGTTGCTAACAAACGGTAAAAAAATGTATGAGAAATTGATCAAGTGATGTTATATTGTCGATGGGTATATAAAGAGCACAATCAAACATAATGTTTCCAAATGATAAATCCTTTCGTCCAAGCTCCCATACAGAAGAGTGTAGATCAATTTGATGAACATGGGTCACTGGTATCAGTTCAGTAGGGTGTGCCTAGAGTAGTCGTCAATGAAGAAACTCTTCCTCAGGAGCATCCCTCTAGTATTTAGTCTGTCATTGATGAGAAGCCAGAAGAAAATCTTGTGCTTCAACTAAGAGCAATTAGCTTTCCATAACCAGGAGATGGCAGGGATGGTATGAAATTCCCCCATAAGAATTATGTATGTATTTGACACAGCATAGGACGTTACACCGGAAGGGAATCGCCAAGTATCATTTTGATCCAGAATGGGGAAGTTTTGCAGCAGACCAAGCATCTCCTGATATTGTTCGAAGGCTTCCACTGAAAAAGGTAAATGAAATAGTGATGAAGTGTCCTCAGTATTGATGATCTGATGCAGAGACATGTGAGGATTCAGGGCAAAGGAGGCCAGCTGTGGCCATTGAGAATTCAATGTATTCCCAGCCCAATTATCCTTCCAAAACAAGATTGACTTGCCTGAACCAGGAGTACAGGAAGAATGTAACTTGTAGGTGTCCAGCAGCTTCAGACAATCCTTCCACCAAAATGAGCATTGGGCATTCTCACCAGGGGGCAGGCTATTCTGGTAATAAGATTCCCAGATCAAATGTACCCATGGGATATTGCATTGATTCAAGAACTTGTGGACCATTTTCAGAAGCAAAGCATGCTCTCGCTCCTGCTATCCACCTGCAGCTCACGCGGCCGGACGCACGCGTCGACGCCGCCGATGGTGCCCGTGAGCGAACGCGGTGCTGCTAGCTTCCGATGACACGCTGCAGGTCGGCAGTGATAGTGAGGGCCGCCAACCGCTGTGTACGCTGCCGTTGAATCAAGCGCCAGGGGAGCCGACTCGCCGTGTACGTCGCTCGCCCTGTGTCGTGTATGCCGCGAGTGCCGGAGGAGCCTCCTCGCTGCTGGTTCGCAGCTCGGCATGGCCCTATCTCGGTCATCAATGTTGGCCCAAATCTCCGGCCGCTTCACCTTGCTGACGAGCACATGAGCTAGGACGCGACAGTGCAAAGTCAGACATGGCGCTAGCGAGGACGCTGTCGGCGCCACAACACTCGCAGCCGACGGCGGATGTCAGGATGGCAGGGGTTGGAGCTCACCGGGGTGGCAGGGATGGCCGACGGCGAGGTGAATCGGTAGTATTTGATGGCACCGCCGCCGTGGATTAGCAGCGCGCAGCCGTCAACGCACTTGTAGCGGGTGGCATcggaggagatgggggaggggGCTGGAGGAGACggtgaggaggaggggggagCTGGTGTGATGGTAGGTGGCGGACTGCTGCGGTAGAGGAGGAGGCATGGGAGGCGTTGAGGAACCGACGACGTTGGCACCGTACTTCTGGTTGTTAGCAGTGTCGGAGACGGGAAAGGAGGCGGTGGAGGGGAGATTGTGGTGGTGGTGGCTCCCGCTGTAGAGACGAGGCATTGGATGTGGATGGATCTGGATCGGTCTGGAAGAGGGAGACTAGCGGGCGTCTCTTTGCTAAAGTGCCAACATCACTTTTGATGCGTTAGACGTCGATCGGACGGTCGGAATTGctagatggcaggcacaccatcaccaccAAGTGTGCTTTTTATATGAGTAGAGATAATTTCCAGCCTTGACTATCTCCCCCTTTTCCAATAACGTTCTGATGATAAAATTTAAAAGACAAGAACTGGGAGCACAACCACTCTTCTCCATTGATGAAAACATATCGTCAGCTTCTTCCAATGATCCTTCTTCTAGAAGATTTTGTATATTTTTGCCATAAGTAGAAGCATTAGGTACCAATCCACTGGCAGATATTGCAGCAAACAAATCGTTAGCTTCTTCTCTTCTCTGAACCTTGAACATTTCATTGATCATGGTATTGAGTATTGTAACATCCAACTTCACATCCATTGCTCCTAATTTCTGGAACAGGGTGATCGCTTCGTCAGCATGACTATTCCTGCAAAGTCCTCCATGGATTATCCTGTATGTGGAAATGCTCACTGTTATTCCACTTTTGATCATCTCATGGAACATCTTTGCAGCAACCGTTCTCCCAGCATGAAATAACCCATTCAGTATGATGTTATAGGTAACAGTTGTAGGTTCAACTCTCTTATGCAACATTTCTCTGAATAGCATCAACCCATCATCAATCCTTCCACTTCTACAGTAGTCGTCAACAAGTGTACCATATGTAACAACATTAGGCTCAATGCCAGCGGATGCCATGTCATCAAGTACTCTCAAAGCTTTTTCCATCTCGCCAACTAAGCAATATCCGTCAATTAGTGAAGTAAATGTAGTGACATCAGGACTCTCACCTATTTCTACAACCAAGTTGAAGATATCTTGTGCATCTTTAACCCTTCCTTCTTTTCATAGACTACTTATTATTGAACTGAAGAACACACAGTTAGGAGGAGGAATACCTTTGTTTGTCATTTCAGAAACCAACTCCTTCACTTTCCCCAAATCACCATGCGTACAAAAACCCTGAATTAGGGAATGATAAACAACTGTGTTTGGTTGTACTCCCTTACCAATCATCTGATTGACTTTATCCATGGCATCATCCATCCTACCCGTTCTACAAAATGCAGCTATTACAATTGCATAGGGGACTACATCCGGACTCACCCCCTGTCCTTGCATTTCAGTAAATATGAGCATAGCTTCGTCCACCATTCCACGTTTAGTATATGCATCAACTAAAATGTTGAAAATCTGGCGATTGGGTGTAATACCATTGCTTGCCATAAAATTAAAGAGATTAATCATATCAGCAAAGCATCCTTCTGTAGCATACCTGTGAAGCAGAATAGAATACGAGACCATATCGCAACCATGGAATAAAAAGTATCTGCAGCCTCTTTGCTTCTTCCATGCTTGCAAAGGGAGGCCATGAACAAGTTCCAAGTGACAGTATTTGGTACAAGACCCCGGCTTGTCATTTCTCTAAACATTTGAGTCACCTTTTTCCACTGGCCCAAAGTGGAGTATCCATGGATCATTACAGTATATGTCACTTTATCCGGTCGAACACCGTTATCAACCATCTGCCAAAGGAACAACTCTGCCTTGCCCATTGCTCCATCCTTGCACAGCGCATCAATAATCGAGCTATACGTCACCACATCAAGCTCAACACCTTGTTGCATCATTTCATGGAATAGAGTGCAGGCCTTGCCTATTTTGCCTTCCTTAAAGAAGCCATGGATGACTGTGCTATATGTGACCACGTCAGGGGAACGGAGACCTCCTTCTTTCGCCATCATCCGCGACGACCTGGTCTGTCTTCAGGCCGGTCCTGAGGAGGCGGCCGAAGAAGGCAAGCTCAAGGTCCGGACGAAGGGCGCGACAGCAGCAGTCCATGAGGACGCCGTAGGTGCAGATCGTGGGCGTGGCCACCTGCAGGCCGGCTTCTTCTCAGGAGACGCGGTTGAAgacggcgagggcgagggcgggGCCATCACTGCAGGCAAAAGAATCTGGCGCACGGGCGAGGGCGGCAAGGAAGCCGTTCAGGGAGCGCCCCAGGACCGGGATCGCCTGCCGTAGCAATTCGTCGAACAGGTGGTGTGCGTCTTCCGGGCTAAGCGTCCCAGCGCAGACCCACTCCGTGGCCACGGCAAATGCAGCGTGCAGAGACCAAGAGCGCCAGGACTGCGACGTGGAGGTGGAGGAGGAAGAGCGGCAGAGGTGGAGGCGGATGCGGGAGCGGCGCATCGGCGTGGTGGAGCATAAGCCGGACATCGGCCTTCGTCTTCGTACGCAGTGGAAGCTTGGGATGAGCCGTGATTCTTTGGTGGGTCCCATTTTCCTATCACACGATTTGTGTGTTTCCTTTCGAGGGAAACTTCTACATCATGGAAGTCCTTTTTGATATACGTGGGCATTAGAAATTGATGATACTTAGGACGTGTTTGGTTGCCGTTTGCTATAGTTTCTGCATCGCATACACTTCTCAACCCAGTCTGGTTGAGCAAAAATAGGCTCTAATACGTCATCTGcaagttgtttggttgcctgcatctaATGTCCGTGCATTAGGTAATACGCAAGTGCACTTTGTTTGGTTGCCTACATTGGCCCAAGCGGCACATGAACACGGCGTTTGGTTGCATAAGGCATACATGTTATGCTTATCTTGTACCCTAGTTGGTGAGCTTACCCACACCTAGCACACCAACACGACAGCACAGCAATGGTGATGAACTGGGCGAAGATGATAAAGTTCTTCAGCTTCAGCTCAAACTGACGATCCATCTTGACACCTCAACCTTGTCACTTGTGCACTGGCTTCTTCCCATGAACTATAAACCTCTGGAATCTTACCGATGAACACGGCAATACCACTTGCCCTAGCAATGCACAAGAGCAAGAGTTGAAGCAACAAATCAATGGAGCACACATGTAGCAAGTAAAGTAGTACACAAACAACAATGGAGCAGAAGAGAAGAAGTAAAACATGCATGATCATGCGGCATAGCAAGTTCTACCTAGCACTACCTTGGTGTTAACCTACCACCACATCTAAAAGTGGGTGTCGTCCTACCACCGCAAGTTCACCATCAGCGTGAGGGGTTAGTATATACCACATCACCAAAATATACAGACCATCAAATAGTTTTTCAGCCCTAACTACACAAAATGTATGTCGTCGTCGCCACCGCCATCGCCGTCGGGATCATGCACGCTCACAGGCAGCACTACTCTAGTAGTAGTGCTTGCccagccagctcctgagccacaGCACCCTATAAACGTCGGCCATGGCAATGAACCCAACATCCTGGGCCTTGTTGTCAAGCAGGTGGCTGAGAGCTGCCATGAGAGCCTCGTCGCTGAAGCCACCCTGGGTCATGACAGCGCCATACAGGTCAGGGTGGACGTCGAGGGGCTTGCACTCCCTGATGGCTGTTGCCACCTCCTTCACCGCCTCAGTCATGCTGCAAAAGGCATTGATCTCCTCCTCCATCAAacctcctctcttcctcttcGTATCATGGACGGGGTCAAATGGCTTGTCGAAGGGCTTCACGAAGGGCTTGTCAGGGCCATCAAGGACCTCGACGTCCGGGGTCCCAGGGAAGTCTGGCATGGGAGAACCAAGAGGCTCCTCCGAGCCCATGGTATGCTTCCCAATTGCCAGCCCGAAGGAGAAGATGTGCTGCATCTAGTTCTGTATGAGTGTATTGAGGAACTCAGCGTCCTTTGGGTGGCCCTAAGAATGAAACACAAGTGTTGTTAGTTGCGATTATGAGTAGGCAATGGTGGACAGTATGAAAAGGAAGAGGGTTGTGAGCTAACCGCGACATGGTCGGCGTAGTGCTCTGCCTCCAGAACTATGTAGCAAGTGTACTCATCCCATGAGGCGCCGCTAATGTCTCTTAGCTTGGACACTTGGATCGATCGACTTCTCCACTTCCTCAGATGGTTGTACACCTGGGTGACAGACACCTCCTGCCCACAGAACTCGAACACCTGCTTCgcaacactactagggaaaaccttatacacagaatcttagcagcagcgcggtttaaaaacagacgctactgctaattagcagtagcgagctttaGGAAACCGCGCTACTAATAGCACGGTAGCAGTAGCGGtctaggtgaaacaagcgctactactataattgccacggcgttgcccccgggctagatatagtagtagcgcccttccAAGGATGCTCTACTGCTAAAGTACTTAGTAgcaacgtttttcttcaaaacacgctgctgctaagtattgcaccttaaatatgttacttcttaaactatctcgagcacttggtcttcattgaactacTCCAGTGCCTATACAGGTACTGTGAGGATTCATattgactatttagattctacacaaaaagatcaatgatgaccaatgtatatttttgaagtttttacatgcttagacttagcagtagcgttttttcAGGGCAAAGCCCTACTGATATTATAAAACAGAAAGGAATAGCTGTAGCGCGTTTCGCTTGacacgctatagctaacttagctatagtgTGTTCCGGCCAAACGCGCTGCTGCTAGTTTGACTTAACCCCCGGCCGCGCGGGCTCAAAATTTCGCTAAGTCCTTCCCCTCCACTTCCCCCTCTCCCCCAACTGCtccatcgccgccgtcgccctgccgctctcgacctcaccgccgccgccctcaacctcaccaccgccgctgcccgccgcacaccctcgacgccgcccccggccccgacctcggcgccgccctccggcgcgcgctcgagccccgaccccgacctcgacgccgcctgcccctccctcgccgcagtcACCGTAAGGCTctgcctctcctctcccctaccctcctctctctctgctaGGGCAATTCATATATGTGTTGATGCTGTGTTGATGTTCGTATGAACCCTAggtgttcatatgaaccctagattTGTTTAGGGCAGTAGGCATTTTTTGCATTTAGGAAAAATGATTAGCAATTTTTTCAGGAAATTAGCTAGGGAAAATTTTTATGAAAATGCCTAAACAGTAATTtcattcaaaaaacaaaaaacagaattgtttttctttcaaaaacttggttaaactaattgttgctatgtaaacaaaaaacaagattattgttatatgatatatgtcattgatgttcatttgcatattccattattgaagtggttcgattgtgcccaagtggctttGTTGTTTCTAGGGAATGAAgtcgagtggcctatgttttgccggaatgttgattcatttccgtttcggcaaatttcaggttctcgatttgtccactttttagtaaaagcatgccgaaattttccgtgaatttcggcatgacttgtgctacaaactaggacatctcgagtgcccgggatttgccgcaccgggaaggagtcaacattcctgcaaagcataggccttttttatgtcattattcattttattaggtatagaattaactgactagatttaatcgtaagaactagttgaattaatagaactagttgaacatgtcacatttgttgttatttttttagttaaagcaattattcccgcatcgacgtcgacgatgcctatcccgcatcctcgtcgtcgagtcggcggaggacacctgcatcaccagatgggccatgtccgggactgggctctgcctgggtggtactgggaggcgctacctaccggggggcgcaggttggtgaggagtcagcccgtcgttgacccgaaccttctttggtggcggtcgcgtgggccagtgacggtccagaggctcgaggaccccgcggaggtggtgcatcaccgtgtcagtgaggaggacgcgcacgtccgtcgctacttgtttgcgttggagcacaggttctccaatacctggcaggttctccagggatctcactggagctatgatcctgtgatggttccttctctgtgggtgtccaccgcccgcgccaatacccgtcgtgcgctagggtt is drawn from Aegilops tauschii subsp. strangulata cultivar AL8/78 chromosome 1, Aet v6.0, whole genome shotgun sequence and contains these coding sequences:
- the LOC141041520 gene encoding uncharacterized protein — encoded protein: MARVLKWLWLPKGTLDPTLGFPATKSEARRFGHSARSLFPIPPPPPLVRSFAEVLAMGSKADQQVGKCPLPPLDPAAERGRERELHAQAKVHGTARDGEAGGWGPPSAWWLKDQECKKRKKEEHKRKGLELKRIEEMPQFQGGRIGDPFAAKKKKKYKATGQPGSKPPSALQEGSSKGTTAEPIPMEEADDRECFKCGRAGHFQSTWKFTPLCILCSQEGHVSACCPLSVSKPADLG